The following are from one region of the Acidobacteriota bacterium genome:
- a CDS encoding Gfo/Idh/MocA family oxidoreductase, protein MQGDARYSPCQSTCPIIGTNHTLQNRLPRQCVSHAYNGRRTDVIHEPRFAVEDQPFEQTLARGGHQVPTDRESKDISRRSFISRTAVGGAGLLIAKDILSPEFASGGTKSTNATMMGVPFEGRERVRLGIIGVGGRGTSLLQDLLAIEKVEVKAICDLVPAKVARAQKAVTDAGQAQPVGFSKGEKDFENLTKLDLDIVYIATPWDWHVPMAVSAMKNGHHAAVEVPACQTLQECWELVDTSEATRKHCVILENCCYGDTEMMVLGMIRDGVFGEILHGEAAYLHDLRGILTSPEGEGMWRRFPHMNRNGNLYPTHGLGPVAHYMDIHRGDRFDYMVSVSSAEAALSAYVKANFADGDPKRTEKYICGDMNTSIIKTLKGRTILLQHDVVSPRPYSRLNAVSGTKGAFADYPPRVFVDGTKEEEWHNIDGFKEKYEHPLWKASGELARKMGGHGGMDYIMNYRLMDCLKRGLVPDINVYDAAAWSAPIALSETSVHQNGAPQKFPDFTRGKWSASNPLGFAVQV, encoded by the coding sequence ATGCAAGGCGACGCACGTTACTCGCCTTGCCAGTCCACGTGCCCAATCATCGGGACAAATCACACACTGCAGAATCGTCTTCCGCGGCAATGCGTTTCGCATGCGTATAATGGGCGGCGCACAGATGTTATCCACGAGCCGCGGTTTGCAGTGGAAGATCAGCCATTTGAACAGACGTTAGCCAGAGGAGGACACCAGGTGCCCACGGATAGGGAATCGAAAGATATTTCGCGACGAAGTTTCATTTCACGTACCGCGGTCGGGGGCGCGGGACTCCTCATTGCAAAGGACATTCTGAGCCCGGAATTCGCTTCCGGCGGAACGAAAAGCACGAACGCGACGATGATGGGCGTCCCGTTCGAGGGAAGAGAACGGGTGCGCCTGGGAATTATCGGCGTCGGCGGACGAGGTACCAGCCTGCTGCAGGATTTGCTGGCCATTGAAAAAGTAGAGGTCAAGGCGATCTGCGATCTGGTGCCGGCAAAAGTTGCGCGAGCGCAGAAAGCAGTTACGGACGCAGGCCAGGCACAGCCTGTAGGGTTCTCCAAGGGCGAAAAGGATTTTGAAAATCTAACGAAGCTCGACCTCGATATCGTCTATATCGCGACCCCGTGGGACTGGCACGTTCCGATGGCGGTCAGCGCCATGAAGAACGGCCATCACGCTGCGGTCGAGGTACCTGCCTGTCAAACCTTGCAGGAATGCTGGGAACTCGTCGACACCTCCGAGGCCACGCGCAAGCATTGCGTCATTCTGGAAAACTGCTGCTATGGCGATACCGAGATGATGGTCCTCGGCATGATACGCGATGGAGTTTTCGGCGAAATCCTGCATGGAGAAGCGGCTTATCTCCACGATTTGCGCGGCATTCTAACCTCGCCGGAAGGAGAGGGAATGTGGCGCCGGTTTCCGCATATGAATCGGAATGGCAACCTGTATCCGACGCACGGATTGGGTCCGGTAGCCCATTACATGGACATTCACCGTGGCGACCGGTTCGACTACATGGTTTCGGTGAGTTCGGCGGAGGCCGCGCTGAGCGCATATGTCAAAGCGAACTTTGCTGACGGGGACCCGAAGCGGACCGAAAAGTACATCTGCGGTGACATGAACACCAGTATTATCAAAACCCTGAAAGGCCGCACGATCCTTCTGCAGCATGACGTGGTGAGCCCCCGGCCCTACAGCCGGCTCAATGCAGTCTCGGGCACAAAGGGCGCGTTCGCCGATTACCCGCCGCGGGTCTTTGTCGATGGAACGAAAGAAGAGGAATGGCACAACATCGATGGGTTTAAGGAGAAGTACGAGCACCCGCTCTGGAAAGCAAGCGGAGAACTGGCCCGCAAAATGGGTGGTCACGGGGGAATGGACTACATCATGAATTACAGGCTGATGGATTGCCTGAAAAGAGGTCTGGTGCCGGACATCAATGTTTACGATGCCGCGGCATGGAGTGCGCCGATCGCGTTAAGCGAGACGTCGGTGCACCAAAATGGTGCGCCCCAGAAATTTCCGGACTTCACACGCGGTAAGTGGAGTGCGTCGAACCCCTTGGGGTTTGCGGTTCAAGTTTGA
- a CDS encoding DUF5009 domain-containing protein, giving the protein MIETSRIEGPAAELHIAEPKQGTESAARLVSLDAFRGLVMTLMLAELMRLPEVALSFPHSTLWAIIGFNTQHVEWQGCSLHDLIQPAFSFLVGAALPFSIASRKMKGHTFGQMFGHVVRRALILIFLGIFLRSLRSSQTYFTFEDTLTQIGLGYVFLFLLGFTRVRTQVVALVLILICFWAMFALYPAPGPQFDYARVGVPQNWSHNYTGFLSHWNKNSNLSWAFDVWFLNLFPREHPFVFNEGGWSTLSFIPTLGTMILGLLAGEWLKGKGSKERKFRGLVIAGAGLVLLGLVCQWVGICPIVKRVWTSSYTLYSGGLVVLILAGFYALMDLKGWRRWAFPLVVVGMNSIAVYVMSWTMSSFFSAALDRHVGKAIAVIAGPTLQPVLHGFAILLIFWLILFWMYRRKIFLRI; this is encoded by the coding sequence ATGATCGAAACCTCACGGATCGAAGGTCCGGCAGCAGAACTGCATATTGCCGAACCCAAGCAAGGAACTGAAAGCGCGGCCCGGTTGGTCTCGCTCGATGCATTCCGCGGTCTGGTCATGACCCTTATGCTCGCGGAACTCATGCGCCTGCCAGAGGTGGCGCTCTCATTTCCGCACAGCACACTGTGGGCCATAATCGGCTTCAATACTCAGCACGTGGAGTGGCAGGGTTGCTCGCTGCATGATTTGATCCAACCTGCGTTTTCCTTCCTAGTGGGTGCGGCGCTGCCGTTTTCCATCGCGAGCCGGAAGATGAAGGGACACACCTTCGGACAGATGTTTGGGCACGTGGTCCGGCGGGCTCTGATCCTGATTTTTCTGGGCATCTTCCTTCGTTCTCTGAGGTCAAGCCAGACCTACTTTACATTTGAGGACACGCTGACACAGATTGGGTTGGGTTACGTGTTCCTGTTTCTGCTGGGATTCACCCGCGTGCGAACGCAAGTAGTGGCGCTGGTGCTGATCTTGATTTGTTTTTGGGCTATGTTCGCGCTTTACCCGGCGCCTGGTCCTCAGTTTGACTACGCACGGGTTGGAGTTCCGCAGAACTGGTCGCACAATTACACCGGATTTCTCTCTCATTGGAACAAGAATTCGAATCTCTCTTGGGCGTTCGATGTTTGGTTCTTGAACCTGTTTCCGCGGGAACATCCCTTTGTCTTCAACGAAGGCGGTTGGTCCACATTGAGTTTCATTCCGACGCTAGGAACCATGATCCTCGGGCTACTGGCGGGAGAATGGCTCAAGGGCAAAGGATCGAAGGAACGGAAATTCCGCGGACTCGTAATCGCAGGAGCAGGCTTGGTGCTGCTGGGACTGGTGTGTCAATGGGTTGGCATTTGTCCAATCGTCAAAAGGGTCTGGACATCCTCTTACACGCTCTATAGCGGAGGATTAGTGGTGTTGATCCTGGCCGGGTTTTACGCGCTGATGGACTTGAAGGGATGGCGACGATGGGCTTTTCCGCTGGTGGTGGTCGGCATGAACTCGATCGCCGTGTATGTGATGAGTTGGACCATGTCGAGTTTCTTTAGCGCCGCCCTGGACCGCCACGTTGGGAAGGCGATAGCGGTGATTGCAGGACCAACCTTGCAGCCCGTGCTTCACGGTTTCGCAATCCTGCTGATCTTCTGGCTCATCCTGTTTTGGATGTACCGCCGGAAGATCTTCTTGAGGATCTGA
- a CDS encoding trypsin-like peptidase domain-containing protein, whose product MKIDDYQIKATRERYAARQTQRDRNKRLILKKDYLAVDSPERVQKFLARRGFSPAECTQLITGSASIATTSAVETTGQEEPNALERVLGTNDLMGVAFLEMGLKAANTVGRVWIGVNAGRPMGYGTGFLISPRLLMTNHHVLGDRALARTSIVEFEYQVDADGRLTPTFSFAVDPDTFHFADQHLDYAVVALQGNAFNSGRSLTDFGFNPIIEEEGKAIAAQFVNIIQHPDGGLKQLALRENQIIDVLDDFLQYKTDTAPGSSGSPVYNDRWEVVALHHSGVWKQNAAGQILARDGTVWTSAMGEDKIDWIANEGARVSKIVASLRAQPMSDAQRRLFDEMMAMGKTPPRDATEETGKTSGSQSREAASSGASVKCGPDGTATWSIPLTISIRVGGDGPSASVATPPASPVIPAQPPAPPAPPPSNTPNSILAAAQKELGKRADVLAVRMGYVFKDGWITKDRAIVVTVRRRHTPAALKEASIDPLPLTFQGLPVEVTNPTIRELIMATQKPATTEAALVADQSILRDEIKYFPPVGAPPLKQFVNERMHVIAHVSPDHGFPVLQDFLIGIKKRLVVGMYDFGAQHILKAITTTTSHKAAFQKFTMAIQHGEDTGSGTKANDLTDEEMIDKLKLALGAKFESAWVQIGSVNGWVAASYHIKVAVRDESAFWLSSGNWQSSNQPDADPLNEVPQKRTYLTKYNREWHAVVEHEKLALTFQAYILNDFQQNRAFNPDEAMEIPDLLLPGALFVPAPEEAAKPFKYFKPFDEDRNFTVQPLLTPDNFHDVVLALIESAEEQLLIENQTFNSPTDNTDQLKELVDAVLAKQRAGVDVRIIFRVLYAPDARANITNLVDFGFSPDSIKVQTNCHTKGVVVDKKKVLLGSQNWSNLGVSNNRDASLLFDDEKLAKYFAEIFEHDWANLARQNIGQESLGVELASAADPTPAGMERMSWKDYQEML is encoded by the coding sequence ATGAAAATCGATGACTATCAGATCAAGGCTACGCGTGAACGATACGCCGCCCGCCAAACGCAGCGCGACCGGAATAAGCGGCTCATCCTCAAGAAGGACTATCTGGCGGTAGATTCTCCCGAACGCGTGCAGAAATTCCTGGCGCGCCGCGGGTTCTCACCTGCCGAATGCACGCAGTTGATCACGGGTTCGGCCAGTATCGCCACCACCAGCGCGGTGGAAACCACGGGCCAGGAAGAACCCAACGCCCTTGAGCGCGTGTTGGGCACCAACGATCTGATGGGCGTTGCTTTCCTGGAAATGGGGTTGAAGGCCGCAAATACCGTAGGCCGGGTCTGGATCGGCGTGAATGCGGGCCGCCCCATGGGCTATGGCACGGGGTTTCTGATTTCTCCCCGGCTGCTGATGACGAATCACCATGTCTTGGGTGACCGCGCGCTGGCGCGCACTTCGATTGTGGAATTCGAGTACCAGGTGGATGCCGACGGACGTCTCACTCCCACTTTCAGTTTCGCCGTCGATCCGGATACGTTTCATTTCGCCGATCAGCATCTCGACTACGCGGTGGTCGCGCTGCAGGGAAATGCTTTCAATAGCGGTCGCAGCCTCACCGATTTTGGCTTCAATCCAATCATTGAAGAAGAAGGCAAAGCGATTGCGGCCCAGTTTGTGAACATCATTCAACATCCAGATGGAGGTCTGAAGCAGCTTGCCTTGCGGGAAAACCAGATCATCGATGTCCTGGATGATTTCCTGCAATACAAAACAGATACCGCCCCTGGATCCTCCGGGTCGCCCGTCTATAACGACCGTTGGGAAGTGGTCGCGCTCCATCATTCCGGTGTCTGGAAACAGAACGCGGCGGGGCAAATCCTCGCTCGCGACGGTACAGTCTGGACCTCCGCGATGGGCGAAGACAAGATCGACTGGATCGCAAACGAAGGCGCCCGTGTCAGCAAGATCGTAGCCAGCCTGAGAGCGCAGCCGATGTCGGACGCGCAGCGCAGGCTGTTCGACGAAATGATGGCCATGGGCAAGACGCCGCCTCGCGACGCAACCGAGGAAACCGGAAAAACCTCAGGGTCTCAGTCGCGCGAGGCCGCCTCCAGTGGCGCCTCGGTAAAGTGCGGGCCAGACGGTACCGCAACCTGGAGCATTCCGCTGACGATTTCGATTCGCGTGGGTGGCGATGGGCCATCCGCTTCGGTGGCTACTCCTCCGGCTTCGCCGGTGATCCCCGCGCAACCGCCCGCGCCCCCTGCACCGCCACCTTCCAACACTCCCAATTCAATTCTTGCAGCCGCGCAGAAGGAACTTGGCAAGCGTGCCGACGTACTCGCAGTGCGCATGGGATACGTTTTCAAAGACGGCTGGATCACGAAAGATCGAGCGATAGTGGTCACAGTCCGAAGAAGGCATACTCCTGCAGCTTTGAAGGAAGCCAGCATCGATCCCTTGCCGCTGACGTTTCAGGGATTGCCGGTGGAGGTTACGAACCCGACCATCCGCGAACTGATCATGGCCACGCAAAAGCCGGCCACAACGGAAGCCGCGCTGGTTGCGGATCAGTCCATCCTTCGCGACGAGATCAAGTATTTCCCGCCGGTTGGTGCGCCGCCCCTGAAACAATTCGTCAACGAACGCATGCACGTGATCGCACATGTCAGTCCCGACCATGGGTTTCCAGTTTTGCAGGACTTTCTAATCGGGATCAAGAAGCGCCTGGTGGTGGGCATGTACGATTTTGGCGCGCAGCACATTCTCAAAGCCATTACGACCACGACTAGCCACAAAGCGGCCTTCCAGAAATTCACGATGGCGATTCAACATGGTGAGGACACTGGTTCTGGCACGAAGGCCAACGATCTTACCGACGAAGAGATGATCGATAAACTGAAGCTTGCACTGGGCGCAAAGTTTGAGAGCGCCTGGGTGCAGATCGGCTCGGTCAACGGCTGGGTCGCCGCCTCATATCACATCAAGGTCGCGGTGCGCGATGAAAGCGCCTTCTGGCTTTCGAGCGGAAATTGGCAGTCTTCCAACCAACCCGATGCCGATCCGTTAAACGAAGTTCCGCAGAAACGTACCTACCTGACGAAATACAACCGGGAATGGCACGCGGTGGTGGAACACGAAAAACTCGCCCTGACGTTCCAAGCGTATATCCTGAACGACTTCCAGCAGAATCGGGCGTTCAACCCCGATGAGGCAATGGAAATTCCGGACCTATTGCTCCCCGGTGCCCTGTTTGTTCCTGCGCCTGAAGAAGCAGCCAAGCCGTTCAAATACTTCAAGCCGTTTGACGAAGATCGTAATTTCACGGTGCAACCCTTGCTCACACCGGACAACTTTCACGACGTCGTGCTGGCATTAATTGAAAGTGCGGAAGAACAGTTGTTGATTGAAAACCAGACCTTCAACTCCCCGACGGACAACACCGACCAACTGAAAGAACTCGTGGATGCGGTGCTGGCCAAACAAAGAGCAGGCGTTGATGTACGCATCATCTTCCGCGTTCTGTATGCGCCCGATGCACGTGCCAATATCACCAACCTCGTCGATTTTGGATTCAGCCCGGACAGCATCAAGGTCCAAACCAATTGCCACACCAAGGGTGTCGTGGTCGACAAGAAAAAAGTATTGTTGGGCAGCCAGAACTGGTCGAACCTGGGCGTGTCCAATAACCGCGACGCGAGCCTGTTGTTCGATGATGAGAAACTCGCCAAGTATTTTGCGGAGATTTTCGAACACGATTGGGCTAATCTGGCACGCCAGAATATTGGACAAGAGTCTCTGGGCGTGGAATTAGCGTCAGCGGCCGATCCAACTCCAGCAGGCATGGAGCGGATGAGTTGGAAGGACTATCAGGAAATGCTCTGA